One part of the Rutidosis leptorrhynchoides isolate AG116_Rl617_1_P2 chromosome 1, CSIRO_AGI_Rlap_v1, whole genome shotgun sequence genome encodes these proteins:
- the LOC139888637 gene encoding uncharacterized protein — protein sequence MSQDQGYVETKLTMKNMLNVIPQLKALMTENQQNFFRGTCFGPWLDLLYTGNNLGLVHAMLQRKSERPIGIDEKYPADDEEIWFTFRSNFKIRFSRREFCLITGFRFSRRTDMAHYIPRSYDVETPPIRRRCFPKRKDNANITITDIQKLLYNGDDFVVSDEDVVRLAIILIVERAFMGKQGIHVVSKKYLWLVEDFAKLNDYPWGNRIWDATYPVVKDGFLARESQLEVGKGYTLAGFMWSFKIWILEAYRRTIKSFAHKTDKNGVPRALFWKRSSAESFSVTEYLHLLNVMDDCPKNK from the exons ATGTCACAAGATCAG GGATATGTTGAGACGAAGTTGACGATGAAGAATATGTTGAATGTTATACCTCAACTAAAGGCATTAATGACTGAAAATCAACAAAATTTTTTTAGGGGAACTTGTTTTGGTCCTTGGCTAGATCTTCTATACACGGGCAATAATCTGGGCcttgtacatgcaatgctccaaAGAAAAAGTGAGCGGCCGATAGGAATAGACGAAAAGTACCCAGCTGATGATGAGGAAATATGGTTTACTTTCCGTTCGAATTTCAAAATTAGATTTAGTAGGCGGGAATTTTGTCTCATCACGGGGTTTAGGTTTAGTCGTCgcacggacatggcacattacattcCCAGAAGTTATGATGTAGAAACACCACCGATTAGACGACGTTGTTTCCCAAAACGTAAAGATAATGCAAACATTACAATTACCGATATCCAAAAGCTTTTATataatggtgatgattttgtggttAGTGATGAAGATGTCGTGCGACTAGCCATTATTTTGATTGTGGAGAGAGCATTTATGGGTAAGCAAGGGATTCATGTGGTGAGCAAAAAATACCTATGGTTAGTCGAAGACTTTGCTAAATTGAATGACTACCCGTGGGGTAATCGTATTTGGGATGCCACTTACCCCGTAGTTAAAGATGGATTTCTAGCTCGGGAAAGTCAGTTAGAGGTCGGAAAGGGTTATACTTTGGCGGGTTTTATGTGGTCATTTAag ATTTGGATTCTTGAGGCATATCGACGAACCATTAAAAGTTTTGCCCACAAGACAgacaagaatggagtaccgagggccTTATTTTGGAAACGTTCATCGGCTGAGTCTTTTTCAGTCACTGAGTACTTGCATCTACTAAACGTTATG GATGATTGTCCCAAGAATAAATGA